Proteins encoded by one window of Dermochelys coriacea isolate rDerCor1 chromosome 13, rDerCor1.pri.v4, whole genome shotgun sequence:
- the LOC119841902 gene encoding MRG/MORF4L-binding protein → MGEAEGGSAGGAEKPPVPAGGAAPEPGAPAEEAVVWSPEVEVCLFHAMLGHKPVGVNRHFHMICIRDKFSQNIGRQISSRVIWDHLSTMYDMQALHESEILPFPNSEKNFILPEEIIQEVKEGKVMIEEEVKEELKEELEPHAGPEEVYAPSGNLGKAAEKPSSKEKERSSSDSGSKEGADKRKRNRVTEKVLNANSNPSSPSAAKRRRT, encoded by the exons ATGGGCGAGGCGGAGGGCGGCTCGGCCGGCGGCGCGGAGAAGCCCCCCGTGCCCGCGGGAGGGGCGGCCCCGGAGCCCGGCGCGCCGGCCGAGGAGGCGGTGGTGTGGAGTCCCGAGGTGGAGGTCTGCCTCTTCCACGCCATGCTGGGCCACAAGCCCGTAG GTGTGAATCGCCACTTTCACATGATTTGTATCCGAGATAAATTCAGTCAGAATATCGGACGTCAGATTTCCTCCAGAGTGATTTGGGATCATTTGAGCACCATGTATGACATGCAAGCACTA catgAATCTGAGATTCTGCCCTTCCCTAATTCAGAGAAAAACTTCATCCTGCCTGAGGAAATTATCCAAGAAGTGAAAGAAG GAAAAGTAATGATTGAAGAAGAGGTGAAAGAAGAACTAAAAGAAGAGTTGGAACCTCATGCAGGCCCAGAAGAAG TTTATGCACCTTCAGGAAACTTGGGAAAAGCAGCTGAAAAACCAAGcagcaaagagaaagaaaggagttCATCAGATTCTGGGTCCAAAGAAGGAGCTGATAAAAGGAAACGTAACAGAGTCACTGAAAAGGTCTTAAATGCAAACAGCAATCCCTCCAGTCCAAGTGCTGCAAAACGGCGTAGAACATAG